GGCGCAGACGGAGCGCAGCTTGGAATTGTCCCCACGGAGCAGGCCCTGCAGATGGCGCGCGACGTCGACGCGGACCTGGTCGAGGTGGCTCCCAACGAGCGGCCACCCGTTTGCCGCATCATGGATTTCGGCAAATTCAAGTATCAGCAAAAGAAGCGCCAGCACCGCAGCCACAGCCACCACAGCAAGATCAAGGAAATTCGCGTTCGCCCCAAGACCGACGATCACGATATCGAGGTCAAGGTGAACCGGGCCAAAGACTTCCTGACGCACAAGGACAAGGTGATCGTGTCCGTCATCTTTCGCGGACGCGAATTGGCGCACGTCGAAGAAGGCCAGCGCGTGGTGAATCAGATCATCAAGGAGCTGGAGACCTTCGGCAAAGTCGAGTCCCCCCCGCAGCAGCAGGGGAAGCGCATCGTCTGCATTCTGTCGCCACGATGAGACATGGCCGGGGCCCTGGCTGTTGGCCACGGCCCCGGTATCGCCCCCCGGCGCGGGCCTGCTACCTGCTGGCAGGCGTGTCTTTTGCGAAAAAAATGCGCCCTTTCGCGGGGCTGCGAGGGCGATATACTGACT
This genomic interval from Pirellulales bacterium contains the following:
- the infC gene encoding translation initiation factor IF-3, whose protein sequence is MQGARVIERSQRVNEQIRITPIRLIGADGAQLGIVPTEQALQMARDVDADLVEVAPNERPPVCRIMDFGKFKYQQKKRQHRSHSHHSKIKEIRVRPKTDDHDIEVKVNRAKDFLTHKDKVIVSVIFRGRELAHVEEGQRVVNQIIKELETFGKVESPPQQQGKRIVCILSPR